TCGTCGCTGCAAAGGCCAGCAACACTGCCATCAAACTGATTTGCATCACATCGGGCCAGCGCAAATCGGACGGTAAGGCGCTGATGAAATATAAATCTTTCGGCAAGAAATCAACCCCGAACAAGCGTTCGATGAAAGGCACGATCACATCGATATTGAGTGATACCAAGACCCCGCCGCCCACTCCGAGCGCCGTGCCGACCAAGCCGACGATACCACCCTGTATCATGAAAATTTTCATGATCGATGAGGGTGACGCCCCGAGGGTGCGTAAGATCGCGATATCGGCTTGCTTGTCGGTCACCGTCATCACCAAGGTCGACACCAAATTAAAGGCAGCGACAGCAACGATTAAGGTCAGAATGATGAACATCATGGTTTTTTCAGTCTTGACGGCGGTAAAGTAATTACGGTTTTGCTGCGACCAATCGCGAATTAACAAGTCCCCACTGAGCGTGTGCGAGAGTTCGAGCGCCACTTTCGGTGCCTCCAACATATCCTTGATGCGCAAACGCACCCCGGACGGTGCACTGAGGCGGAAAAATTTCTGTGCATCCTCAATGTGCATGAAGGCCATACCAGAATCAAATTCATAATGACCGGCATCGAACATGCCGACCACCGTGAAGGCCTTGAAGCGAGGAATCATGCCTGCCGGTGTCATCTGCCCATCCGGCGCGGCCAGCCTGACCTTGTCGCCCAAGCCCACGTGCAGCGCACTCGCCAGTGCCGAGCCGAGCACGATATTGAATTCACCGGCACGTAAATCAGACCATTTGCCTGCGCTGATCTTGGTCGCCACCTCGGAAACGCGGGACTCTTGCTCCGGCAATACGCCGCGCAGCATCACGCCGCGCATGACATCATCCCCAACAATCATGGCTTGACCATCAACATAGGGGGCACTGGCCAGTACCTCCGGATTTTTTTGGGTCTCCAGTGCCGTCTTATGCCAATCCGGAATCGCCCCGGTCGCATCGAAGACTTCGATATGCGCGAGCACCGACAACATGCGGTCGCGCACTTCCTTCTGGAAACCATTCATCACTGACAACACGATAATCAGGGCCGCCACACCAAGCGCAATACCGGCCATGGAGATCATGGAAATGAAAGAAATAAAGCTATTACGACCACTGCGCCGACCGGCACGGGTATAGCGCAAGCCGACCAGCCATTCAAAAGAGAGATTTTTCACTGCAAATATCATTTCATCAAATTAGGGCAGCCAGCAGTGTGCCATATAATGGCGTCTATGAAAAATTTAGAACTGATATTGCCGTTCAGCATTCCACCTGCTGGCTTGGCCAAAGACTTGCTCGCTGCCTGCCACGCCGATGCCTTGGCACGCATGTTGGCCGGCGCGGCCGCACCAGAACGCCGATCTTACCCCGAATTTGCCAAAGCCTTGCCACATGAATATTGGCTCAGCAACGCTGACTCAGTTGAAAGCGACGCCGCCACGGCACCAGCCTGCGCGCATCAGTTGATGCAGAGCTTGGGTATCACGGTGCCCCACGGCTACTGGTTCGTGCTGCAACCGGTGCATCTGCACGTTGCACGCGATCACCTCGTGTTGACCGATACGCGCCAACTGGTGTTGACAGACAGCCAAGCACGCGCACTCTACGCCAGTGCCGAACGCCTATGCCGTGAAGTCGGACAAGAATTGCTGTATGGTGACGCGAAAACTTGGTTTTTGCGCGCCGATGCCTGGTCAGACTTACAAACGGCTACCAGCGATGCCGCTTGCGGCCATAATATCGATATTTGGATGCCAAGCGGTGAAGCCGCGCGCGCATGGCGCAAATTGCAAAACGAAATACAGATGGAATGGTATATCGACGAAGTCAACGAGCAACGCGCCGCGCGTGG
The sequence above is drawn from the Undibacterium sp. CCC3.4 genome and encodes:
- a CDS encoding lipoprotein-releasing ABC transporter permease subunit, whose product is MFAVKNLSFEWLVGLRYTRAGRRSGRNSFISFISMISMAGIALGVAALIIVLSVMNGFQKEVRDRMLSVLAHIEVFDATGAIPDWHKTALETQKNPEVLASAPYVDGQAMIVGDDVMRGVMLRGVLPEQESRVSEVATKISAGKWSDLRAGEFNIVLGSALASALHVGLGDKVRLAAPDGQMTPAGMIPRFKAFTVVGMFDAGHYEFDSGMAFMHIEDAQKFFRLSAPSGVRLRIKDMLEAPKVALELSHTLSGDLLIRDWSQQNRNYFTAVKTEKTMMFIILTLIVAVAAFNLVSTLVMTVTDKQADIAILRTLGASPSSIMKIFMIQGGIVGLVGTALGVGGGVLVSLNIDVIVPFIERLFGVDFLPKDLYFISALPSDLRWPDVMQISLMAVLLAFAATIYPSWRAARVKPVEALRYE